A stretch of DNA from Acidobacteriota bacterium:
CCTCTTCGATCGGCATCCCGGCGCCGATCGCGGCCGCCATCGCTTCCTCGACGAGGTAGACCTCGCTCGCCTTCGCGCGATAGGCGCTGTCCTTGACCGCCCGCTTCTCCACCTGCGTGATCTCGGAGGGCACGCCGATGACGATGCGCGGGCGCACCCACATGGTGCGGTTATGGGCCTTCTTGATGAAGTGCGCGAGCATCTTCTCGGTCACTTCGAAGTCGGCGATGACGCCGTCCTTCATCGGCTTGATCGCGACGATGTTGCCGGGCGTGCGCCCGAGCATCTCCTTCGCTTCCTTGCCGACGGCCTCGATGCGTCCGGTGACCTTGTTGATCGCGACGATCGAGGGCTCGTTGACGACGATGCCCTTGCCGCGCGCGTAGACGCATGTGTTGGCGGTGCCGAGGTCGATGGCGAGGTCGCTCGAGAAGAGCGCAAAGAGCGAGCGAAGGTTCAACGAGGCTCCTGTTCCTCGGTGGGGACGCGGACGGCGCCCGAGTCGCTGCCCGCGATGTGGATGCCGTTCTTGCCGGAGCTCTTCACCTTGTACATCGCGGCGTCGGCGGCCTGCAGGAGGCCTTCGGCCGAGTCCGCGACGTCCGGAAGCGTCGCCACGCCGATGGACGCGGTCAGCCGGCTGCCCGACGTACGATCGGCGAGGAAATTGAAGCGCTGGATACGGTCACGAAGACGCCGCGCCACCGAGTGCGCCCCTTCGAGGCCCGTTTCCGGCAACAGTATCGCAAATTCGTCGCCGCCGAAGCGGGCGACGATGTCGGTCTCACGGGCGCTCGATCGGATGACCTCGGCGGCCTCGACGAGCGCGCGGCTGCCGAGCAGGTGCCCGTGCGCGTCGTTGATCCGCTTGAAGCCGTCGAGATCGACGAAGAGCAGCGAGAGCGGCCAGCCGCTGCGCATCGCCCGTTTCGTTTCCTTCCGCAGCAGGTCGTTCAGGTATCGCGAGTTGAAGAGCTGCGTCAGATCGTCGGTGACCGAGAGCGCCTCGGCCCGCACGATCCGCAGGGCGTGCGCGAGCGCGTACGCGGCGGGCTCGAGCAGGCGGACGAAGGCATCGTTGAGCGCCGACGACATCTCCGGCAACCGGCGCGCCCTGCCGGCATCGAGCCCCGCGAGCACGCCGACGACCGTCCCTTGAACGACCAGCGGCCAGCCCACGACGGAGGCCTCGACGCGCTTGGCCTGGTCGCTGGCGGGGTTCGCGCGCTCATCGAGGTAGGTCGTGACGCGCACCGACGGCTGTCCCGTTCGCACGACGAGCTCGGCCAGCGACTGCACGACCGCGTCTCTGCCTTCCGAGCCCGCCTCGCCGATCAGGCGCGGCTGCCCGTCGGGCTCGACGATGTACACCTGCCATTCGGTCAACGGCAGCCACTCGTTGGCGTGCTCCACGAGCGTCTTGGCGACCTCGACCGGCTCGGTCGACAGGTTGACCGCGCGCATGATGCCGGCGATCGCGTCGGGACGCGCCGCCAGGTTGATGATCCGCGGCGACGCGCTGTCGATCCGATCGGCGAGATCGAGCAGCGGTCCGAGCCCGAGCGCCCGCTCGACGTCGTCGAGCTGGAACGGCCAGACGAGATGCTGCCGGAATCCGAGCACGCGCGACAGATCGGCGAGCCCGGCGTGGCGGGTCAAGCTGAACGAGACCGCAGGCAGGCTGTCGATGAGCGCCGACACGAGCCGCTGCGATCCATCCTCGAGCGACAGCTCCCAGAGCAGGCCCGCGACGTCGTTGGGAACGGTCCAGAGCGCGCCGGCCTGGAGGAACTCGAAGCGCGCGCCCGTCGATTGCAGTGCGGTGAGACGCTCGATCGAGTCCTCGCCGCGGTGGTACACCGCGAGCACGACGGCGCCGTCCGGCGCAGTGTGCTCAGGCGCGGAGGATCTGCGCGGGAGTCGCTCGGGCATGTGGCGGCATGACGGCGGGCCGCGTCCGCCCGCCAAACGCCGAAACTATAGCACGCCGTCTCGCGTGCTCATGCGCCGCCCGCGGCCAATATCTCGCGTGATTGCGAGGAATATTTTCGCGGCGCGCGGCCGCGCACGCGCGAACAGTTTTCGTCACCGCCGTATCCGAAGTGCGACACGTTGCGGGCCGGCGACGCGGCGCGCGGCCGAGGGACGACAGGGTTGTCATGAGATAATCCACGGTCGTAACCGAAGGAGAGACCCCAGCGATGACGATGCTCGACCGGATGCGGCGCCACAGAGCCTGGCTCAAGTGGAGCCTCGGCATAGTCGTGGCGACCTTCGTCCTGCTCTACATCCCGCAGTTCCTCGGCAACCCGGTCGCCGGCACCAATGCCGAGGTGATCGCGACCGTCGACGGCCGGGAGATCTCCGCCGGCACGTACCGGATTCAGTACCTCCAGCAGGTCTCTCAGATCCGCGCGCAATACGGCGCGGAGATCACCGATCAGCTCCTCAACCAGCTCGGCGTCGGCCCGCGCATCGTGCAGCGGCTCGTCAACGACGAAGCCATGATGGTCGAAGCGGAGCGCCTCGGCATCACGGTGACGGACGGCGAGCTGAAGGAACGGCTCGTGCGGCTCCCGATGTTCCAGGAGAACGGACAGTTCGTCGGCGAGGCGGCCTATCGGCAGATGCTCGCCAACGCGCGCCCGGTGCTGCGCCCCGCGGACTTCGAGCGCGACCTGCGTCGATCGCTCGTCGCCGAGAAGTTGCAGGCGGCCGTCACCGGCTGGCTGCGCGTCTCCGACGCTGACGTGGAGCAGGAGTTCCGCCGCCGCAACGAGAAGGTGAAGCTCAACGTCGCGGTCTTCACCGCCGACAAGCTCGCCGCCGCGGTCCAGCCGACCGACGCCGAGCTCCAGGAGCACTTCTCCGCCAACCAGGAACGCTACCGCGTGCCCGAGAAGCGCCGCGTCCGGTACCTCGCCGTGGACGCCGAGACCTTGCGCGGCAAGATGACCGTCACGCCCGCCGAAGTCGAGGCGCGCTACAAGGAAAGCCTCCAGACCTACTCGACGCCGGAACAGGTCCGCGCGAGCCACATCCTCTTCAAGACGGACGGCAAGGACGAGGCGGCCGTGCGCAAGACCGCCGAAGGCGTGCTGGCCAAGGCCAAAGCGGGCGCCGACTTCGCCGCGCTGGCCAAGCAGTACTCCGAGGACGAGGGGTCGAAAGCGTCGGGCGGCGATCTCCAGTTCTTCAGCCGGGGCGCGATGGTCAAGGAGTTCGAGGACGCGGCCTGGGCGCTGAAGGATGGCGAGATCAGCGGCCTGGTGAAGTCGCCGTTCGGCTTCCACATCATCAAGGGCATGGGCAAGAAGGCCGCGACGACCAAGACGCTCGACGAAGTGCGCAGCCAGATCGAGGACGGGATCAAGTTCGAGAAGGCCCGCGCCGAGGCGAGCCGGCTCGTCGCCGAGATCGGGCCGCAGCTCCAGACGCCCGCCGATCTCGATCGCGTGGCCAAGGAGCGCGGGTTGACCGTCGGCGATTCCGGGCTCTTCGCCCGCGACGAACCGCTCGCCGGCATCGGCTTCGCGCCAGCGGTGGCGGCTGAAGCGTTCACTCTCGACGCCGGCAAAGTGAGCGCCGCGCTGAGCACGAACAACGGCTACGCTTTCATCACCGTCACGGAAGTGAAACCGTCCTCCGTGCCGGCATTGAGCGAGGTGCGCGAGAAAGTGCTGGCCGACGTGGCCCGGGCCAAGGCGGTCGAGCTCGCCAGACAGCGCGCGGCGGCGCTGACCTCGGCGAAGACGAACTTCCAGTCGGCCGCCAAGGCCGCGGGAGCGGCGGTGAGCACGACGGACGCGATCGCACGGGGCGCGGTGCTGCCGGTCGTCGGCGTCAGCGACGCCGTCGACCGCGCGGCCTTCGCGCTGAAGCCCGGCGAGGTGAGCCAGCCGATCGCGACCGACGAGGCCGTCGTCGTCGTCCAACTCGTCGACCGGCAGGACGTCTCGCCCACCGTGCTCGAGGCCGAACGCGAATCGATCCGCGGCGAGCTGGCCGACCAGCGCGGCGGCGCCTTCTTCGAGGCCTACATGGCGAAGGCGAAAGCGCGGATGAACATCCAGTACAACGATGCCGCGCTGCGCGCGCTGACCGGTAACAGTTGAGCGGTACGCGCTACCCGATCACGGCCTGGTGAACGCCTCGAGCGAGGTGAGCATCTCGGCGACGCGTTCGGTCCAGACGCGCTGGCGGGCGGGCACCAGGCCGTATCCGGTCTCGTCGTCGTAACGCTGCTGCGCGGCGGCTTCTTCCTTGACGAAGCGGTCGACCGCCGCATCCACCTGCGCGTCGCTCAGGCCGCAGGCATCGTAGAGCCCGGCGAAGTACTTCCGCATCCGCCGCGCATGGACCTCCGTGAGATCGAAGTGCGTCTGCTCGTGCTGGAGCACGCGGACGCTCTCGCGCGGGCTCGCGAGCACATCGGCCTTCACCCACGACTCGTCGGGGACGAACACCGCCTTGACGTCGAACGTGAAGGTCTTCCCGTGGCAGCGCGATTCGTACCGGAGCAGATAGACCGTCCGGGCGCCTTCCATGCCGCCGGCCGGCGCGGTGCCACGGAACTCCGCCCAAGTCAGCGGCCGTGCCGCCGACCACGCCCGATCCGGCGAGGCGACGGGCTGCGGCGGGGCCTGGCCGGCCAGACGCTCGGCCGGTGCGGCCGCGGTGCCGATCGCGTGCCCCGCGGTCAGCACCAGAAGACCCGCCGCCACGAGGGCTTGCCTGATCACCCGACCTCAGTGCACGAAGACGTTCGGCAGGATCGCGAGCGGCTCGCCGCGGCGGAAGAGATTGAGCATCGACGTGGCGGACTGGATCATCCGCACGTCGGGCCGCCGGAACAGCGCGTCCACGGCCGCCGACGCGCCGCCGGAGACGCCGAACGGATTCGAGATCAGGTCGTACAACGTGCGCCGCGGGGGGTAGATCACGAGGTCCACGTCCTTCGCCGCGTCGAGCTTCGCGCGCTGCTTCGCGAGCCGGACCGCGTCAGCGAGCCCGCCGAGCTCGTCCACCAGGCCGATCTCCCGGGCCTGACGCCCCGTCCAGACCCGTCCCTGAGCCACCGCATCGATCTTGGTCGTCGCCTGGCGACGGCCGTCGGCCACGCGCTTGAGGAACAGCTCGTAGGTCGCCTGGAGCTGATCCTCGACCCGCCGGCGCTCTTCCGGTGAGAACGGCCGGAACGGCGAGTTCATCTGGGCGAACGTCCCGTCGCTGACGGCATCGACGCCGATCCCGATCTTGTCGAGCGTGCCGCGCAGCACGAACTTCCCGGTCAGCACGCCGATCGATCCGGTCAGCGTGCCGGGGTCGGCAACGATCGCGTCGGCGGCGGCGGCCATGTAGTAGCCGCCCGACGCCGCGACGTCGCCCATCGAGACGATCACGGGCTTCACGTCGCGGGTCAGCATGATCTCGCGCCAGATGACCTCGGAGGCGATCGCCGATCCGCCGGGGCTGTCGATGCGGATGATCACCGCGCGGATGCCCGGGTCGACGCGCACCTTGCGCAGCCACTGATTGAACGTGTCGGAGCCGATGACGGCGCCCGAGGGCGCGTCGAACGAGCTCTTGCCGCTCGCGATCGTCCCGATCGCGTACAAGAGCGCGATCCTGCCGCCGACCTCGCGCCGCTCGCCGGCCGGCGCGCCCTTGCCGTACTGCTCGCCGTCGATCGACTGCGTGCCCAGCATCGGCCCGCGGTCGTCGAGCTGATCCTCGTAGCCCAGCTCGTCGACGAGCCGCGCCTTGACGGCGCCCTCGCCCATGTACGGCCCGCGCTCGAGGGCGCTCCGCGCCTCGGCCTCGGAGAGCGTCCGCCCCTGCGCGACGGCCCGCACGATCTGCTCGTACCAGTCGCGGTTGAGCGACTGGCTCATCTCGCGATGCGCCGGCGTGAACCCGCGTTCGGTGAACGTGTTCGACGCCGTCTTGTACTCGCCGACGTGGAGCAGGTCGGGATAGACGCCGATCTTGTCGAGCGCCTGTCTGAAGAAGAGCTCGTACGACGCCAGCCCGGTCACGTCGAGCTGGCCGGCCGGCATGAGCACGATGCGATCGGCGGCGGACGCGAGGTAGTACTCGGCCGCGCCGGCCGACTCGAGGAACGCGGTCACCGGCTTCTTCGAGGTCTTGAAGTCCTCGATCGCCGCGCGCACTTCCTGCAACTGCGCCCACAGCGCGCCGCTCGCGGACGGCCGGATGACGAGCGTCCGCACGCGCGCGTCGGCCTTGGCCTTGCGGATGACGTCGAGCGTGGCGCGCAACGTCGACGAGCGCGGGATGATCTGACTCAGGACGTCGGGCGGATCGATTTCGCTGAACGGCGCGTCGAGGCGCAGCGACAACGTCGCCCGCTCGGGCACCGACACTTGCGGCGTCGACAGCGCCGCGAGCACGAGCAGGCCGCCGCCCGAGACGAGGACCGCGATCGTGATGAAGGCGAGAACGAGCAACACTCCGCGGCGCCGCGACACTCGGACCACTCCTGTCCGCAGTATAGCGTCAGGCGCCGCGCCGGCCCCGGGTCAGCCGGCGAAACGATACGGCAATCGTCCGCGAGTGCCCGGCCGGCAGCGGAAGAGCCGGCCCGCCAGCGGCTGGTCGGCACGTTCGCCCGCGCTCAATCCCGTCCGGGCGGTCGTCACGTAGAGGTCCCCGAGATCGGATCCCGCGAAGGCGCATTTCGTGACGAGCGCGACGGGCAGCGCAACGATCCGGTCGAGCGCACCATCCGGGGCGTAGCGCCTGAGCGCACCGCCCTGCCACAGCGCCACCCAGACGTATCCCTCTGCGTCGACGACGAGCCCGTCGGGCCGGCCGTCGTCCGGCGCGATGATCGCGAACGGGCGGCGGGCGCCGGGCTCCCCGTTGCCGTCGACGTCGAATTGGTCGACTCGCCCGGTCCGTGTGTCCACGTAGTACATGATGCGAAGGTCCGGGCTCCAGTCGATGCCGTTCGAGGTCGTCACGGGCTCGAGGATCGTGTGGACGCGGCCGTCGGCATCGAGCCGATAGAGCGCCCCGCGTTCGCGCTCATGCCGCAGGCTGAGCGTGCCGGCCCAGAACCGTCCCCACGGGTCCACCGCCCCATCGTTCATCCGCACGTCGTCGCGGCCGGGCGCCGCATCGGCCATCGGCGTCACGCGGCCGGAGTCCGGATCGAGACGCGAGAACCCGCGGCCGGCGGCGATCAGCCAGTCGCCGCGCGTCGAGCAGACGACCGCCCCGACCGGCTGGCCCACGTCGTACACGCGCGCTCGGCCGGACCCCGGGTCGAGCGCGTGCACGTGCCCCTGCATGATGTCGACGAACAGCAGGCGCTGTCGGACGGCGTCCCACAGCGGGCCTTCAGCGAGGTCGAACGGCCCGATTGGAACCGGCTCGATCGTCATCAGGACTGGCGGCCCGCTGGCGGTTCACGCTCGGGAGCCACGAGCAACGGCTGGGCGACGAGCCCCACGGCCGGGATCATGACGCCTTCGGCCGCGTAACGCGCCTGAACGCGCTTCAGGAACTCGTGCTTGAGGAGGAACTGGTCCGCGAACGCGACCGCACGCAGCCCGACCGAGAAGCCGATGCCCGCCGGGCCGAAGGTGTGGAATCGGACGGCGGGCTCCGCCGTCCGCACGGCGCCCGGCACCTCACGCATGACCTCGCGCGCGACGTCGAGGGTGATCCGCTCGATGGCCGCGAGGTCCGAGGCGGGATGCACCTGGAGATCCACGGACATCCCGAACTCCGGATCCGAGTAGCTCGTCACGATGGACTGCGCGAGCTTCGCGTTGGGCACGATCACGATCGGATTGCCCAGCGTGCGGATCGTCGTCGTGCGCCAGTTGAAGTCCAGGACGTGGCCCTCGACGCCGTCCGAGAGCCTGACGTAGTCGCCGATCCGGACCTGGCCCGACACGCTCATCGCGATGCCGGCGAAGAAGTTCGACAGCGGATCCTGGAGCGCCAGCGCCACGGCGAGACCGGAAACGCCGAGCGCGGTCAGGTACGGTGTGATGTTGATGCCGAACGAGCCGATGATGACGAGCGCGCCCAGCACGATCACGACCGTGCGGACGACGTTCTGCGTCAACGCCGACACCGGCGCGTTCGGCGTCACCCGCGGGCCGTACGCCCACACCAGCCGGCCGGCGACCGTCGCGGCCGCGATGGTGGCGGACGCAATCGCGATCGCGCGCAGGATCGTGACGGCGAGCACCTCGCGCTCGACCGGCAGCCGCCATCGAGGCAGCACGACGTAGAGCCCGATGAGCACGCACCAGAACGGCAGGCGCCGCCCGATCTCGTCCACGAGCGCGTCGTCCCAGTCGCCGTGCGTGCGCCGCACGACGCGCGCGAGGCGGCCGGTGAGGAGCGCGTTGCCGAGGTGTCCGACGAGGTAGCCCACCACGACCGCGCCGGCCGTCCACAACAGTGCGTTCAGCCACTCGGGCCAGTCAACCATGCCGCGATCGTCTCTCCCGTCATCGCTGATCGGGGGCCGTATAGCCGCCCCGCGACTCGACGATCAGCCCCTGGCGCTTCGGCCGGATCTCCACCTTCCGCCATGCGCCGTCACGGGTGCGGTTGGTCGAGTCGTAGCTCAGGATGTACCGGCGGCGCAGATTCTCAAGGATACGCCGGTACTCCTGTTCGAGCGCAGCGACGTCGGACGGGAAATACGACTCGCCGGCCGACGCCTCCGCGAGCCGCTCGAGCACGTCGCGATCGACGCGCGGGCCGAGACCGATCGTGTACACCGTCGTATCGACGGCGCCCAGCATCTGGAGCACCTGATCGAAGGTGTGCGTGCTGCCGGGCGCGGTGCCGGGATTGTTCTCGTCGCGCCCATCGGTCATGACGACGAGCGCGGTGCGGCCCTCGGTGTGCTTGAGCCGAGCGAGCCCTTCGAAGACGGCGTCGTAGAGGGCGGTGCCGCCGTCGGCCGCATAGCGGCCGATCGCGCCGAGGCTCGCCGCCCGCGCGGCGGTGAGCTCGTGCGCCCACTCGACGCGATCCGCGAACGTCAGCACGGCGAGCTTGTCCTTGGCCGGCAGGGCTTCGACGAACGCTTTCGCCGCGCTCGTCACGGCCCCCGCGTCGCGGCGCATGCTGCCGCTCGAGTCGAGCGCGAGCACGACCGACACGGGCGCGAGCGCCTCCTCGAACGCGTTCACCTGCTGCGACACGCCGTCTTCGAGCACCTCGAAGTCCTCCGCCGTCACGTCGATGAACTCGCGGTTCAAATCCTTGATCGTCATCTCGATCTGCGGCCGGATCGGCGGTGGAGACGGCGCCCAGTAGCCGTTCCGCACTTTGACCGCGTGCGTCGGATCCCCGGTCGTCATCGCGATCGTGCGCCACGTCCCGTCCTGCCGGCTGTTGGTCGACGAGTAGGTCACGACGTAGCGTTGCTGGATGTCGTCGGCGATCAGGCTGTGCGTGTCGGCGAGCTGCGTGTTCCGGGCCGGGAAGAAGGCTTGCCCGCCGGTCTCGACCGCCAGCCGCCGCAGCAGGCCCTCGCCCTTGAGCGACACACCGGCCACGCCGCCGATGGCGATGACGTAGACGGTCGCCTTGGACGCCGCCACGGTCTGCAGGGCATCGTCGAAGGCGATTCGGCTGTTCTCGTCGTAGCCGTCGGTGATGAGCACGATGATGTGGCGGCCGTCGACGGACGACACCTGCCGCGCGGCCTCGCTGAGGCAGTCGAGGATCGCCGTGCCGCCGCTCGCCTGGATCGCCTGGATCGCGTCGGCCACGGTATCGCGATCCAGCGTCGGCCCGGTGACGGCACCGAGCGTGCGGGAGAACGGCACGACGACGACGCGGTCGTGCGGGCGGAGGAAGCCGACGAACTGCGCGGCCGCGTTGCGGACGAACGG
This window harbors:
- a CDS encoding GGDEF domain-containing protein: MPERLPRRSSAPEHTAPDGAVVLAVYHRGEDSIERLTALQSTGARFEFLQAGALWTVPNDVAGLLWELSLEDGSQRLVSALIDSLPAVSFSLTRHAGLADLSRVLGFRQHLVWPFQLDDVERALGLGPLLDLADRIDSASPRIINLAARPDAIAGIMRAVNLSTEPVEVAKTLVEHANEWLPLTEWQVYIVEPDGQPRLIGEAGSEGRDAVVQSLAELVVRTGQPSVRVTTYLDERANPASDQAKRVEASVVGWPLVVQGTVVGVLAGLDAGRARRLPEMSSALNDAFVRLLEPAAYALAHALRIVRAEALSVTDDLTQLFNSRYLNDLLRKETKRAMRSGWPLSLLFVDLDGFKRINDAHGHLLGSRALVEAAEVIRSSARETDIVARFGGDEFAILLPETGLEGAHSVARRLRDRIQRFNFLADRTSGSRLTASIGVATLPDVADSAEGLLQAADAAMYKVKSSGKNGIHIAGSDSGAVRVPTEEQEPR
- a CDS encoding peptidyl-prolyl cis-trans isomerase, with translation MTMLDRMRRHRAWLKWSLGIVVATFVLLYIPQFLGNPVAGTNAEVIATVDGREISAGTYRIQYLQQVSQIRAQYGAEITDQLLNQLGVGPRIVQRLVNDEAMMVEAERLGITVTDGELKERLVRLPMFQENGQFVGEAAYRQMLANARPVLRPADFERDLRRSLVAEKLQAAVTGWLRVSDADVEQEFRRRNEKVKLNVAVFTADKLAAAVQPTDAELQEHFSANQERYRVPEKRRVRYLAVDAETLRGKMTVTPAEVEARYKESLQTYSTPEQVRASHILFKTDGKDEAAVRKTAEGVLAKAKAGADFAALAKQYSEDEGSKASGGDLQFFSRGAMVKEFEDAAWALKDGEISGLVKSPFGFHIIKGMGKKAATTKTLDEVRSQIEDGIKFEKARAEASRLVAEIGPQLQTPADLDRVAKERGLTVGDSGLFARDEPLAGIGFAPAVAAEAFTLDAGKVSAALSTNNGYAFITVTEVKPSSVPALSEVREKVLADVARAKAVELARQRAAALTSAKTNFQSAAKAAGAAVSTTDAIARGAVLPVVGVSDAVDRAAFALKPGEVSQPIATDEAVVVVQLVDRQDVSPTVLEAERESIRGELADQRGGAFFEAYMAKAKARMNIQYNDAALRALTGNS
- a CDS encoding DUF922 domain-containing protein, whose amino-acid sequence is MIRQALVAAGLLVLTAGHAIGTAAAPAERLAGQAPPQPVASPDRAWSAARPLTWAEFRGTAPAGGMEGARTVYLLRYESRCHGKTFTFDVKAVFVPDESWVKADVLASPRESVRVLQHEQTHFDLTEVHARRMRKYFAGLYDACGLSDAQVDAAVDRFVKEEAAAQQRYDDETGYGLVPARQRVWTERVAEMLTSLEAFTRP
- the sppA gene encoding signal peptide peptidase SppA produces the protein MLLVLAFITIAVLVSGGGLLVLAALSTPQVSVPERATLSLRLDAPFSEIDPPDVLSQIIPRSSTLRATLDVIRKAKADARVRTLVIRPSASGALWAQLQEVRAAIEDFKTSKKPVTAFLESAGAAEYYLASAADRIVLMPAGQLDVTGLASYELFFRQALDKIGVYPDLLHVGEYKTASNTFTERGFTPAHREMSQSLNRDWYEQIVRAVAQGRTLSEAEARSALERGPYMGEGAVKARLVDELGYEDQLDDRGPMLGTQSIDGEQYGKGAPAGERREVGGRIALLYAIGTIASGKSSFDAPSGAVIGSDTFNQWLRKVRVDPGIRAVIIRIDSPGGSAIASEVIWREIMLTRDVKPVIVSMGDVAASGGYYMAAAADAIVADPGTLTGSIGVLTGKFVLRGTLDKIGIGVDAVSDGTFAQMNSPFRPFSPEERRRVEDQLQATYELFLKRVADGRRQATTKIDAVAQGRVWTGRQAREIGLVDELGGLADAVRLAKQRAKLDAAKDVDLVIYPPRRTLYDLISNPFGVSGGASAAVDALFRRPDVRMIQSATSMLNLFRRGEPLAILPNVFVH
- a CDS encoding SMP-30/gluconolactonase/LRE family protein, encoding MTIEPVPIGPFDLAEGPLWDAVRQRLLFVDIMQGHVHALDPGSGRARVYDVGQPVGAVVCSTRGDWLIAAGRGFSRLDPDSGRVTPMADAAPGRDDVRMNDGAVDPWGRFWAGTLSLRHERERGALYRLDADGRVHTILEPVTTSNGIDWSPDLRIMYYVDTRTGRVDQFDVDGNGEPGARRPFAIIAPDDGRPDGLVVDAEGYVWVALWQGGALRRYAPDGALDRIVALPVALVTKCAFAGSDLGDLYVTTARTGLSAGERADQPLAGRLFRCRPGTRGRLPYRFAG
- a CDS encoding mechanosensitive ion channel family protein; this encodes MVDWPEWLNALLWTAGAVVVGYLVGHLGNALLTGRLARVVRRTHGDWDDALVDEIGRRLPFWCVLIGLYVVLPRWRLPVEREVLAVTILRAIAIASATIAAATVAGRLVWAYGPRVTPNAPVSALTQNVVRTVVIVLGALVIIGSFGINITPYLTALGVSGLAVALALQDPLSNFFAGIAMSVSGQVRIGDYVRLSDGVEGHVLDFNWRTTTIRTLGNPIVIVPNAKLAQSIVTSYSDPEFGMSVDLQVHPASDLAAIERITLDVAREVMREVPGAVRTAEPAVRFHTFGPAGIGFSVGLRAVAFADQFLLKHEFLKRVQARYAAEGVMIPAVGLVAQPLLVAPEREPPAGRQS
- a CDS encoding VWA domain-containing protein; the protein is MNAARRDERRPNRRTEGRRGPRLPILVGVAFAMLSIPAPAQEGPGLGIHLTSPLGRTGMEGPIRIVARVVTDASAKIGPIRFTVDGKLVGEDTDGPPYAVEWVDRNPFEDRVIVADVTDSLGRHAEDRVQLKAQEMYEITEVSSVLLEPLVLDRKGRPINGLTAEDFHVTEDGIAQLVDLAVPDTLPAVYTLLVDSSQSMSRRMPFVRNAAAQFVGFLRPHDRVVVVPFSRTLGAVTGPTLDRDTVADAIQAIQASGGTAILDCLSEAARQVSSVDGRHIIVLITDGYDENSRIAFDDALQTVAASKATVYVIAIGGVAGVSLKGEGLLRRLAVETGGQAFFPARNTQLADTHSLIADDIQQRYVVTYSSTNSRQDGTWRTIAMTTGDPTHAVKVRNGYWAPSPPPIRPQIEMTIKDLNREFIDVTAEDFEVLEDGVSQQVNAFEEALAPVSVVLALDSSGSMRRDAGAVTSAAKAFVEALPAKDKLAVLTFADRVEWAHELTAARAASLGAIGRYAADGGTALYDAVFEGLARLKHTEGRTALVVMTDGRDENNPGTAPGSTHTFDQVLQMLGAVDTTVYTIGLGPRVDRDVLERLAEASAGESYFPSDVAALEQEYRRILENLRRRYILSYDSTNRTRDGAWRKVEIRPKRQGLIVESRGGYTAPDQR